One window from the genome of Syntrophales bacterium encodes:
- a CDS encoding hemolysin family protein — MSDNLLSLLLIILCLSLEGLFSGGEIALISSDINKIRQKARSGSRSAALTIKLLERPEWFFATALTGTNLCAVTGTTVATAVFISIFGAVQGGIMSAVVMVPTVLLMAEIIPKSICQQHAEFVATRLCWFIWIASWILFPVVYLISRISRGTVSIFTGEKDVSPSPYITREGLKAILSNRGPRSDILSREKEMVKRIFDFSEVTVGKIMVPLSTMTALPVTATLREASLLAAEKKYLRIPVYRDQTFNITGILHYFDLLNALHGHDQGGRPPLSEDDTTASCLRPAVFYVPETKLAKELLVELQGRGERMAIVVDEYGGAVGIVTIEDILEEIVGEIDDEYGEKLYKKIGPGKYLFQAQISVEQIRRMISLEIPEGDYETLGGFLLYRMGRIPKRKETLRDGDILFVIEDADMKAIREVLVVFPPEIKLSA; from the coding sequence ATGAGTGATAACCTCTTGTCTCTCCTATTGATAATACTTTGTTTATCTCTGGAAGGTTTGTTTTCCGGGGGAGAGATTGCCCTCATAAGCTCTGACATTAACAAGATCAGACAGAAGGCCAGAAGCGGATCACGATCCGCCGCGCTTACAATTAAACTTTTAGAAAGACCGGAGTGGTTTTTCGCAACAGCCCTGACGGGAACCAATTTATGCGCTGTTACCGGCACGACAGTTGCCACCGCTGTGTTTATATCTATCTTTGGAGCGGTTCAGGGTGGGATTATGTCCGCCGTAGTGATGGTGCCAACAGTCCTCCTTATGGCTGAGATCATTCCCAAGAGTATATGTCAGCAACATGCGGAATTTGTGGCCACAAGACTCTGCTGGTTTATCTGGATAGCATCATGGATACTGTTTCCCGTAGTCTATCTAATTTCGAGAATATCCCGGGGAACCGTTAGTATCTTTACGGGAGAAAAAGATGTTAGCCCCTCCCCTTATATAACGAGGGAGGGGTTAAAGGCCATTCTCAGCAACAGGGGACCCCGAAGTGACATTCTAAGCAGAGAAAAGGAGATGGTCAAGCGCATCTTTGATTTTAGTGAGGTGACTGTCGGTAAGATCATGGTTCCCTTATCTACGATGACTGCCCTGCCGGTGACGGCCACACTCCGGGAAGCTTCTCTGCTTGCGGCAGAAAAAAAATACCTGCGTATTCCCGTTTACCGCGACCAGACATTCAATATCACAGGTATTCTTCATTATTTTGATCTTCTCAATGCCTTGCACGGACATGACCAGGGGGGCCGGCCCCCCCTGTCTGAAGACGATACTACCGCCTCCTGTCTCAGACCGGCGGTATTTTATGTCCCAGAAACGAAACTGGCAAAAGAGCTTCTCGTTGAGCTACAGGGAAGGGGCGAAAGAATGGCTATTGTTGTTGATGAATACGGCGGCGCTGTGGGTATCGTAACAATTGAAGACATCCTGGAGGAGATCGTTGGTGAGATTGATGATGAATACGGAGAAAAACTGTACAAAAAGATCGGTCCGGGGAAGTATCTTTTCCAGGCACAGATCAGTGTGGAACAGATACGCCGGATGATTTCCCTCGAAATTCCTGAAGGAGACTATGAGACTCTGGGTGGATTTTTGCTTTACAGGATGGGAAGGATACCAAAGAGGAAGGAGACACTTAGAGATGGTGACATACTCTTTGTGATTGAAGATGCCGATATGAAAGCCATTAGAGAAGTTCTGGTTGTATTTCCTCCTGAGATCAAGTTAAGTGCCTAA
- a CDS encoding class II fructose-bisphosphate aldolase, whose translation MIYENMDQLKKGLEGILEVAGDDVMVLDEERFRCSLIDALIYSAVFSPCQETREAARWLIRRAGASLGVVSASIQSLYEAMGRKEVSGFTVPAINIRGLTYEVAQAVIRAAIKNRVGPVIFEIARSEIGYTLQRPAEYTSAVTAAAIKCGYCGSLFMQGDHFQVSAKKFLKDPAAEVQAVKDLIWEAIEGGFYNIDIDTSTLVDLTKPTVAEQQKMNYTLAAELTTMIRDLEPAGVTISVGGEIGEVGGENSTVEELRAFMDGYLEELKKNGEDLRGISKISVQTGTTHGGVPLPDGSIAKVKIDFATLEELSEVARTEYGLAGAVQHGASTLPDEAFDKFPAIKTAEIHLATGFQNIIYDSQNFPAGLRDKIYHYLKTELISERKEGDTEEQFIYKTRKKGFGPFKRELWHFPSDTLHALGKELEDKLSFLFHKLNVGDTEELVKRFVKPVVVPLKVPPALKG comes from the coding sequence ATGATTTATGAAAATATGGATCAGTTGAAAAAAGGTCTGGAGGGGATACTGGAGGTTGCCGGCGATGATGTCATGGTACTTGATGAGGAGAGGTTCCGGTGTTCTCTCATTGATGCTCTGATCTATTCCGCCGTCTTCAGTCCCTGTCAAGAAACGAGGGAAGCTGCCCGATGGCTGATCAGGCGGGCCGGGGCGTCCCTTGGGGTTGTTTCTGCGTCTATCCAGTCTCTCTATGAGGCGATGGGTCGCAAGGAGGTGTCTGGTTTTACGGTACCGGCCATCAACATCCGTGGTCTCACCTATGAAGTTGCCCAGGCCGTTATTCGTGCCGCCATAAAGAACCGTGTGGGGCCCGTGATCTTTGAGATCGCCCGGTCGGAGATCGGTTATACCCTCCAGCGTCCGGCGGAATACACCAGTGCAGTGACGGCTGCGGCCATCAAATGCGGGTACTGTGGTTCTCTGTTTATGCAGGGGGACCATTTCCAGGTAAGTGCAAAAAAATTCCTCAAAGACCCGGCAGCAGAGGTTCAGGCAGTCAAAGATCTGATCTGGGAAGCTATAGAAGGCGGATTTTATAATATTGATATTGATACCTCAACACTGGTGGATCTGACGAAACCCACGGTGGCCGAACAACAGAAGATGAATTATACCCTGGCGGCAGAGTTGACGACCATGATCCGGGATCTGGAACCTGCCGGTGTGACAATTTCTGTGGGCGGTGAGATCGGTGAAGTAGGGGGGGAAAACAGCACTGTCGAGGAGTTGCGGGCCTTTATGGATGGTTATCTCGAAGAACTGAAAAAAAACGGCGAAGATCTGAGGGGCATCAGTAAGATCAGCGTCCAGACTGGTACCACGCATGGCGGCGTTCCTCTACCAGATGGCAGTATCGCTAAAGTGAAGATTGATTTTGCTACCCTTGAAGAGCTATCCGAGGTTGCGAGGACAGAATATGGCCTTGCCGGTGCTGTTCAACATGGGGCCTCCACCCTCCCCGATGAGGCCTTTGATAAATTCCCCGCGATCAAAACGGCGGAGATCCATCTGGCGACGGGCTTTCAAAATATCATTTACGACAGTCAGAACTTTCCTGCCGGGCTCAGGGATAAGATTTACCACTATCTAAAAACGGAACTCATCAGCGAGCGGAAAGAGGGCGATACAGAGGAACAGTTTATTTATAAGACCCGAAAGAAGGGGTTTGGTCCCTTCAAAAGAGAACTATGGCATTTTCCCTCGGATACGTTGCATGCCCTCGGTAAGGAACTGGAAGATAAGCTTTCCTTCCTGTTCCATAAATTGAATGTCGGCGATACGGAAGAGCTGGTCAAGAGATTTGTGAAGCCGGTGGTTGTTCCCTTAAAAGTCCCTCCGGCCCTGAAAGGATAG
- a CDS encoding hemolysin family protein, translated as MDHQITFNVASLFFLFLLSGFFSCSEAALFSLTSLHLHKMATERSPFLSYVLSLLKYPRRLLITIIVGNETVNITISVLMASLFIYLLGTEGRWVAIAVTSSLLLILLEGIPKTFGVTRPIQISSFVAPLLMFFSRIERPIVWTLERVSGWFVSLPPRDDARNGGSLMEDEFRTLIDVGQKEGVLEESQRDLIHRVFDLADKPVSEVMVPRVDIFCLPISLSMEELEREIIKTGHTKTPIYGTDKDDIRGILFVRDLVGRISGKRPAHVETLLRKPYFVPLEKSVGSLLLDFQVRKMQIAIVVDEYGGVAGLVTLEDIVEDLFEDIYDEYGVRGNLWERIDDRTLMVSGKLSTDDLNDLMDISIPAEDYETVGGFVFHLFGKLPSPGEEVHFGEGDCIFRVERMGKARILTIRVEKKAEQDE; from the coding sequence TTGGATCATCAGATTACATTCAACGTTGCCTCTCTCTTTTTTCTCTTCCTCCTCTCAGGATTTTTTTCCTGTTCCGAGGCCGCCCTCTTTTCCCTGACCTCCCTTCACCTGCACAAAATGGCAACGGAGCGTTCCCCCTTCCTGTCTTACGTTCTCAGTCTTCTCAAATACCCCCGGAGACTCCTGATCACCATTATCGTTGGTAACGAGACCGTAAATATCACTATATCTGTTCTGATGGCCTCTCTTTTCATCTATCTTCTCGGCACAGAGGGGAGGTGGGTTGCCATTGCGGTAACATCTTCCCTGCTCCTCATCCTCTTAGAGGGTATCCCGAAGACCTTTGGCGTTACCCGCCCCATACAGATTTCCTCATTTGTTGCCCCTCTTTTAATGTTCTTTTCCCGGATTGAACGACCCATCGTGTGGACCCTGGAGAGGGTATCCGGATGGTTTGTATCTCTTCCTCCACGAGATGATGCGAGGAATGGCGGTTCCCTGATGGAAGATGAATTTAGAACCCTTATTGACGTTGGTCAAAAGGAGGGGGTACTGGAAGAGTCCCAGCGGGATCTCATCCATCGGGTCTTCGATCTGGCCGATAAGCCTGTCTCAGAGGTTATGGTCCCCCGGGTAGATATATTTTGCCTTCCCATTTCCCTGAGTATGGAGGAGTTGGAAAGAGAAATTATCAAAACCGGGCATACAAAAACACCTATTTATGGAACTGACAAGGATGACATTCGGGGGATTCTGTTTGTTAGGGACCTTGTGGGTAGAATCTCAGGGAAAAGACCGGCTCATGTAGAAACACTTTTAAGAAAACCTTATTTCGTCCCCCTGGAAAAAAGTGTTGGTAGCCTGCTCCTGGATTTTCAGGTAAGGAAGATGCAAATTGCCATTGTGGTTGATGAATACGGCGGCGTTGCAGGTCTGGTGACCCTCGAAGATATTGTCGAGGACCTGTTTGAAGATATCTACGATGAATATGGTGTCAGGGGAAACCTGTGGGAGAGGATAGATGACAGAACGCTCATGGTGTCGGGTAAGTTGTCAACCGATGACCTCAACGACCTTATGGATATATCCATACCGGCGGAAGATTATGAAACGGTGGGTGGCTTCGTTTTCCATCTTTTCGGAAAACTGCCATCACCAGGGGAAGAGGTGCATTTTGGGGAGGGGGACTGTATCTTCAGAGTGGAAAGAATGGGCAAGGCCAGGATTTTAACGATAAGGGTAGAAAAAAAGGCTGAACAAGATGAGTGA
- a CDS encoding pyruvate formate lyase family protein — METMAKEKEIQELVEKRQWWDVAEKARSKRLNYLRKAVWKKGALGGVYTPGLKICLDFPRLFTEAWRENEDIPIILRKARALANVWENIPIFITDQAQLVGYLGSAPHTMAWHWQAASMINEEIYNETGIIPEPEKESLKLIAEFNDYWGGKTSLDLFTKVVDPEDGVKFMSGAIGWGTPSSAVTYATRDFGFIFKGFEAIIDQIDREMEKAEEITHGTPSPEIFSYYEKFHKWEAMQTVLKAAIAYARRYARLARIIADNFESDPKRREELLRIAETCERVPAKPPRNLQESIQFDLFVNILNRYEAGEFAWPCRPDYIHGPFYDRDVKDDKRLTEDEALELIGEFMIRAYEIGMFAPRWTREGLQGIVGTWVWTIGGVDEDGNDACNDMTVALMKAARFVRVANPTFSFRWHPRVKDEVFREVFECIRHGLGYPNVRNDPVLIANGMYWHGHPLKEMRTWVNQACMSPCPTTKYGCQPFRMASCTANTAKMVEYALSNGYDRVVNMQMGPKTGDARKFKDFEELFAAWVKQMEWIMNILIRTVALGRVKDPEFYSRPMLSACYERAVETGTDAVDPSNGERGNTWITWFTWVENVDSLAAVKKLVFDEKKYTMEELITALEANWDGDEEMRLDFVRNAPKWGNDDDYVDSIMVRCLKEIARHSWEIKGPEGKPFPALPENVSGNIHYANIVGALPNGRRLGDALYDGGVSPGPGLDRKGPTAVLKSVGKIDHITQGRAFLLNQRLSPIQLAGDKGYHLWRSYMKTWADLGNDHVQFNMVDDSTLRAAQKDPEKYSEVIVRVAGYSAHFVDISRKTQDNIIQRTVQGLG; from the coding sequence GGTCTCAAGATCTGCCTCGACTTCCCCCGGCTCTTCACCGAAGCGTGGAGGGAAAACGAGGACATCCCCATCATACTGAGGAAAGCCAGAGCATTGGCTAATGTGTGGGAGAATATACCCATATTTATCACTGATCAGGCTCAACTTGTTGGGTACCTCGGTAGCGCTCCCCATACGATGGCATGGCACTGGCAGGCGGCAAGTATGATTAATGAAGAGATCTATAATGAGACCGGCATCATACCGGAGCCGGAGAAAGAATCGTTAAAGCTTATAGCGGAGTTCAATGACTATTGGGGAGGTAAGACATCGCTGGATCTTTTCACAAAGGTTGTTGATCCTGAGGATGGGGTCAAGTTTATGAGTGGCGCCATCGGTTGGGGTACCCCTTCCTCTGCCGTAACGTATGCCACCAGGGACTTTGGCTTCATATTTAAAGGCTTTGAGGCCATAATTGATCAAATTGATCGAGAGATGGAGAAGGCCGAGGAGATAACCCATGGCACTCCAAGTCCAGAAATCTTTTCCTACTATGAAAAGTTTCATAAGTGGGAAGCCATGCAGACTGTGCTTAAGGCCGCCATCGCCTATGCCAGGCGCTACGCACGGCTTGCACGGATTATAGCTGATAACTTTGAGAGTGATCCCAAACGGAGGGAAGAGCTATTGAGAATTGCTGAAACCTGCGAGCGGGTACCGGCCAAGCCGCCCAGAAACCTGCAGGAATCCATCCAGTTTGATCTTTTCGTGAATATTTTGAACAGGTATGAGGCGGGAGAATTTGCCTGGCCCTGCCGTCCTGACTATATTCATGGTCCCTTCTATGACAGAGACGTAAAAGACGATAAGCGTTTGACAGAGGATGAAGCCCTCGAATTGATCGGTGAATTCATGATCAGGGCGTATGAGATTGGTATGTTTGCGCCCAGGTGGACCAGGGAAGGGCTTCAGGGTATCGTTGGTACCTGGGTATGGACCATTGGTGGAGTTGACGAAGATGGCAATGATGCCTGCAACGATATGACCGTTGCGCTAATGAAGGCGGCAAGGTTCGTGCGCGTGGCAAATCCGACCTTTTCCTTCAGGTGGCATCCCAGAGTGAAGGATGAGGTATTCAGAGAGGTATTCGAGTGCATCAGGCATGGTCTTGGGTATCCGAACGTACGTAACGATCCTGTCCTGATCGCCAATGGGATGTACTGGCATGGGCATCCATTAAAGGAAATGAGGACGTGGGTAAATCAGGCCTGCATGTCACCATGTCCCACTACAAAATACGGCTGTCAGCCTTTCCGTATGGCCTCCTGCACAGCCAATACTGCCAAAATGGTCGAGTATGCCTTGAGCAATGGCTATGATCGGGTGGTCAATATGCAAATGGGACCCAAGACTGGTGATGCCAGGAAGTTTAAGGACTTTGAGGAATTATTTGCCGCCTGGGTCAAGCAGATGGAATGGATAATGAACATTCTTATACGTACCGTGGCCCTTGGTCGGGTCAAAGACCCCGAATTCTACTCAAGACCCATGCTATCCGCCTGCTATGAACGTGCGGTTGAGACGGGGACGGACGCTGTTGATCCCTCTAATGGGGAGCGGGGGAATACATGGATTACCTGGTTCACCTGGGTGGAGAACGTGGATAGCCTTGCAGCCGTTAAGAAGTTAGTTTTTGATGAAAAGAAGTACACTATGGAAGAGTTGATAACTGCCCTCGAGGCCAACTGGGACGGCGATGAAGAAATGCGGCTTGACTTCGTGAGAAATGCGCCCAAGTGGGGTAACGACGATGATTACGTGGATAGCATCATGGTTCGCTGCTTAAAGGAGATTGCACGTCACTCTTGGGAGATAAAGGGTCCGGAGGGGAAACCGTTTCCAGCTCTACCGGAGAACGTGAGTGGCAACATCCACTATGCCAATATCGTTGGTGCTCTGCCCAACGGCCGCAGACTGGGCGACGCTCTTTATGACGGTGGTGTCTCTCCTGGGCCAGGTCTTGACAGAAAAGGACCAACTGCGGTTTTAAAGTCCGTAGGCAAGATTGATCACATAACTCAAGGCCGTGCCTTCCTGCTGAACCAGCGGCTTTCCCCGATCCAGCTTGCCGGTGATAAAGGCTACCACCTCTGGAGATCATACATGAAGACATGGGCTGACCTGGGGAATGACCATGTACAGTTCAACATGGTAGACGATTCAACCCTGAGAGCTGCTCAGAAAGATCCCGAGAAGTACTCCGAGGTAATTGTCCGGGTTGCCGGTTACAGCGCGCACTTTGTGGACATCAGCCGTAAGACCCAGGACAATATTATCCAGAGGACCGTTCAGGGATTAGGCTAA
- a CDS encoding sugar phosphate nucleotidyltransferase produces the protein MTGKRRRLCTIILAAGKGTRMKSDLAKVLYPICGKPMLTYPVDVARAAGSEKIVVIIGHQASLVREAFKDEGLIFVEQREQLGTGHAVLQAQEPFPDYDGTILILCGDVPLLRSSTVRALFEYHISENSVVTVLTATHDNPSGYGRVVKGERGEVLRIVEERDTTEEEKRIREINSGIYCVESKFLFEALAKIGRENTQEEYYLTDIVEIACREGHLVRSFTASDPKEVMGINTPDDLKVVCRMS, from the coding sequence ATGACGGGAAAAAGAAGACGCTTGTGTACCATTATCCTTGCTGCCGGCAAGGGAACGAGAATGAAGTCTGATCTGGCAAAAGTGCTCTATCCTATTTGCGGGAAGCCCATGCTGACGTATCCGGTGGATGTGGCCAGGGCGGCTGGTTCAGAGAAAATTGTAGTCATCATCGGGCATCAGGCATCCCTCGTTAGAGAAGCCTTCAAGGATGAAGGATTAATCTTTGTCGAGCAACGCGAGCAGTTGGGTACCGGCCATGCCGTACTTCAGGCACAGGAACCATTCCCTGATTATGACGGTACCATCCTTATCCTCTGTGGTGATGTGCCCCTCCTCCGGTCTTCCACGGTTCGCGCCCTGTTTGAATATCATATTTCAGAAAACTCGGTAGTTACTGTTCTTACAGCTACCCACGATAATCCCTCAGGTTACGGGAGGGTGGTCAAGGGGGAAAGAGGGGAGGTCCTGAGAATTGTGGAGGAACGAGATACTACGGAGGAGGAGAAGAGAATCAGGGAGATAAATAGCGGGATATACTGCGTGGAAAGTAAATTTCTCTTTGAGGCACTGGCAAAAATTGGGCGTGAGAACACCCAGGAAGAGTATTATCTGACGGATATTGTTGAGATTGCATGCAGGGAGGGCCACCTGGTCAGATCGTTTACCGCAAGCGACCCCAAGGAAGTTATGGGTATCAACACACCTGACGACCTTAAAGTCGTATGTCGTATGTCATAA